caccaagttCACATTCACTCCtgtccctgtgaagagtgaaggtgatgaagagaaacctcagtcctctcagcttcatcaaagacaaactgaacacctggaaacagaagctgatggagaggactgtggaggaccagaaccagccaggaactcagatccagagagacatttacaaccagagactgaggaaaaccctggagactcttctgaacctgacactgaagacagtgctgattggaaggagaccagagaatCAGGTTCAAACTCTCAGAGAAATAAACAAGACCCTGTCAGTGATTTAAGACTTAgtgcaggagagaaaccattcagctgctcagtctgtaagaaatatttttcacatagaagaagtttaaagcacCACGTGAGaaaccacacaggagagaaaccatacagCTGCTCATTTTGTAAGAAATATTTTACACAGAGTGGAGATTTAAAtagacacatgagagtccacacaggagagaaaccatacagCTGCAGTGATTGTAACAAAAGATTCACACAGAGCTATCTGGTCAAAACCCAtaagtgtgttggtcgtcagtcctcacagcttcatcaaactcaaagtgaggagaacagagaggcagagcctccagccagcagctcagctgaacacatggaaacaaaaGCTGGtggagaggactgtggaggaccagaaccagccaggaactcagatccagagagacatttacaacCAGAGACTGAGGACAACCCTGGAGACTCTTCTAAACCTTATACTGAAGACAGGGCTGATTGGAAGAAGACCAGAAGACCAGGTTCAAACTCTCAGAGAAATAAACAAGACCCCGTCAGTGATCCAAGACGTAgtgcaggagagaaaccattcagctgctcagtctgtgaaAAAACATTTGCATGGAAAGGATATTTAAATCTGcatatgagaatccacacaggagagaaaccatacatCTGCTCAATTTGTAAGAAATCGTTTGCAGTGAAAGGAAGTTTAAAGTGCCACattagaatccacacaggagagaaaccatacagCTGTAGTCTTTGTGACAAAAGATTCACCTGGAGTCATAAGGTCAAAAGCCATAAGTGTGTTGGTCATCAGTCCCCACAGCTTCATCAAACTCAAactgaggagaacagagaggcagAGCCTCCAGCCAGCATctcagctgaacacatggaaacagaagctgaaggAGAGGACTTTGGAGGACCAGagccagccaggaactcagatccagagagacatttacaacCAGAGACTGAGGACAACCCTGGAGACTCTGCATgtgcaacaaaaaaagaggaCAATTAATTAGTCCTACGACAATTCACAAGAGAAAAATCTGTCTGGTTGTATATACTCTGTTTGACAATATTCATACATGAATTTACACATACATCCTTGCATATAAACTCCATCTTTATCAACAGAAGTTTGtaatatgtttaatgtttttgtcaTACTACTTTTCTGATTTATACTATAACCACTTTGATTTTGGTTAATGAAATGTTGTGACTTTAAACTTCCATTGGGATGTTTTTGATAGTTCCTGTTGAGTTATGAGTCTGTTCTGGTCTAAAAGAAGAACCAATGACTTAATATAGAGAATATTTACGATGTTTCTAGTTTTATTCTGTTCTGTTTATATCATCAAACCGAACTAAAAGAAAAATGCCTTTGAAACAG
This sequence is a window from Pseudochaenichthys georgianus unplaced genomic scaffold, fPseGeo1.2 scaffold_180_arrow_ctg1, whole genome shotgun sequence. Protein-coding genes within it:
- the LOC117441569 gene encoding zinc finger protein 883-like, which produces MSVVLLSLVKQRLTAAAEDIFVLFERTIAEYEEELSRSKQENERHRKLLDAVLQPQLQIHRADVQQLVVVKEEVPPEQQEWSSSLDQEDPEPPPHIKEEQEELWISQEGEQLQGLEEADITKFTFTPVPVKSEGDEEKPQSSQLHQRQTEHLETEADGEDCGGPEPARNSDPERHLQPETEENPGDSSEPDTEDSADWKETRESGSNSQRNKQDPVSDLRLSAGEKPFSCSVCKKYFSHRRSLKHHVRNHTGEKPYSCSFCKKYFTQSGDLNRHMRVHTGEKPYSCSDCNKRFTQSYLVKTHKCVGRQSSQLHQTQSEENREAEPPASSSAEHMETKAGGEDCGGPEPARNSDPERHLQPETEDNPGDSSKPYTEDRADWKKTRRPGSNSQRNKQDPVSDPRRSAGEKPFSCSVCEKTFAWKGYLNLHMRIHTGEKPYICSICKKSFAVKGSLKCHIRIHTGEKPYSCSLCDKRFTWSHKVKSHKCVGHQSPQLHQTQTEENREAEPPASISAEHMETEAEGEDFGGPEPARNSDPERHLQPETEDNPGDSACATKKEDN